The proteins below are encoded in one region of Methanosarcina barkeri 3:
- a CDS encoding MFS transporter, which produces MKKENKGQKGNPGPRTGENVSLLPILAVNFIGTLGFSIVLPFLVFLVNRLGGNAFIYGLASSMYPAFQLIGAPILGRWSDIYGRKKILFISQLGTLLSWIIFLGVLFLPVISLFKVDSGVLGAFTVTLPLTVLFFARALDGLTGGNVSVANAYLADITLERDRSRDFGKMAISENLGFVVGPALAGILSLTAYGDVAPVLGAIVISLIGTLLIILYLPESKECVPGKPEDSENIRKIFGYEIRKCKTKPGKEKPEFKEVLRLQSIPYMLGLYFLIDLGYNVFYTAFPLHAISTLNWSIAKMGVYFTVLSGLLILVQSTVLPRVSRKYSDATLIIFGSLMLGTNFLLLIPGNVFLTYLAAGFFALGDGIMWPSFLSLLSKVAGKKYQGTVQGIASSSGGLASITGLILGGLLYETLAGTSFLIAGLVIYTVFVLNFRLRRFEEQISLRNE; this is translated from the coding sequence ATGAAAAAGGAAAACAAAGGCCAGAAAGGCAATCCAGGTCCTCGTACAGGAGAAAACGTTTCCCTCCTTCCAATTCTTGCTGTAAATTTCATAGGCACGCTCGGGTTTAGCATTGTACTCCCTTTTCTGGTATTTCTGGTCAACCGATTGGGAGGAAACGCTTTCATTTATGGGCTGGCAAGTTCGATGTATCCGGCTTTTCAGTTAATAGGAGCCCCTATTCTAGGCAGGTGGTCTGATATTTACGGCCGCAAAAAAATACTTTTTATAAGCCAGCTAGGAACTTTACTTTCATGGATTATCTTCCTTGGGGTTCTTTTTCTTCCGGTAATAAGCCTCTTTAAAGTAGATTCCGGAGTTCTGGGAGCTTTTACAGTTACCCTGCCTCTTACAGTGCTCTTTTTCGCCAGAGCACTTGACGGACTGACCGGAGGAAATGTGTCGGTAGCCAATGCGTATCTGGCTGATATTACTTTAGAAAGAGATCGGAGCCGAGATTTCGGTAAGATGGCGATTTCCGAGAATCTTGGATTTGTAGTTGGTCCTGCTCTTGCCGGAATACTAAGTTTAACAGCGTATGGGGATGTAGCTCCTGTACTTGGAGCAATAGTAATCTCACTTATCGGAACATTGCTGATTATACTTTATCTTCCTGAAAGTAAAGAGTGCGTTCCCGGTAAGCCTGAAGATTCTGAGAATATACGGAAAATTTTCGGTTATGAGATCAGGAAATGCAAAACAAAGCCTGGGAAAGAAAAACCTGAATTTAAGGAGGTTTTGAGACTTCAAAGCATTCCCTATATGCTGGGACTGTACTTTCTAATCGATCTTGGTTACAATGTATTCTATACAGCTTTTCCTCTGCACGCAATTTCAACTCTCAACTGGAGCATTGCGAAAATGGGTGTCTATTTTACGGTGTTGAGCGGGCTCCTGATACTTGTACAGAGTACTGTACTTCCCAGGGTTTCAAGAAAATATTCGGACGCAACTCTGATAATTTTCGGAAGCCTTATGCTTGGTACGAATTTTCTGCTTCTCATCCCCGGAAATGTCTTCCTTACTTACCTTGCAGCAGGTTTTTTTGCACTTGGAGACGGGATTATGTGGCCTTCCTTTCTTTCCCTCTTATCAAAAGTCGCAGGGAAAAAATACCAGGGTACGGTACAGGGTATTGCCAGCAGTTCCGGAGGCCTTGCCAGCATCACAGGACTTATCCTTGGTGGCCTTTTATATGAAACACTTGCAGGAACTTCGTTCCTGATTGCAGGTCTGGTAATCTATACAGTTTTTGTGCTCAATTTCCGGCTCAGGCGTTTTGAAGAACAGATAAGTTTGAGAAACGAATAA
- a CDS encoding DUF2892 domain-containing protein, whose translation MDIIQRGYKRNNAIYSRIYKYVRGLIRGFCPTNLKKLLLEENVGGFDLLCRTIYGVLATLVLATGLVKRSRWKWIIALIAFTGLVSSILRHCTPYSILGISTAKKKKDSVQEVYFNKQYFRRY comes from the coding sequence GTGGATATAATACAAAGGGGGTACAAACGGAATAATGCTATATATTCAAGGATCTATAAGTATGTAAGAGGGCTTATAAGGGGGTTTTGTCCGACGAATCTTAAAAAATTGCTTTTGGAAGAAAATGTAGGAGGCTTTGATCTCCTGTGCCGAACCATATATGGAGTACTTGCAACTCTCGTGCTAGCAACAGGCCTTGTAAAAAGATCTCGATGGAAATGGATTATTGCGCTGATCGCTTTTACTGGTCTTGTTAGCTCAATCCTGAGACACTGCACTCCCTACTCCATTCTTGGAATCAGTACCGCAAAGAAAAAGAAAGATTCTGTGCAGGAAGTTTATTTCAATAAACAGTACTTCAGGAGATATTAA
- a CDS encoding histidine kinase dimerization/phosphoacceptor domain -containing protein: MATKYTDGCEPIKYQALLDENKLLVDENRALKDKIQSLRACLKQDKGPKYDIDELDPEKKQAHLLVKADLEALTQIHELSTKLLGSEGIQPLLKEIMDAAISIVDAKMGTLQLLEDDSLHIVAHYGHKQPFLDYFASAENVASVCGKVMQQGERIVIEDVETSSVFVGTPSLTVMREAGVRAIQSTPILSRTGELLGILTTQWNFPYSPNKHDLWRLDLLARQAADMIEQARSEKALNDSKKRLQADLNAMTRLHKIGTLFVHEGSLEPVLGEIVDAAIAISSADFGNIQLLNPESSELKIVAYRGFPKWWLDFWNSVSMGKGTCGTALGRKERAIVEDVEQSPIFVGTPALEIQLKAGIRAVQSTPIVSRSGRLLGMFSTHYKKPHKLQGHELQLIDLLAQQAADIIERAQIEEMLHKSEERFRVALQGSSIVISSQDRDLRYTWAYNPSPGFKLEDLLGKSDYDIYQLDDAETLASIKKQVLTSGVSRCDEVVIHRPSSSGGDFFNEMTTEPLLDATGAIVGIICIAVDITERKRAEEALKKANDTLEEKIKERTIELEEAYNSLLENKMRLSEAQKIAHLGNWDWNLVTDELYWSDEIRNIFGLRSQEFDETYDAFLNLVLPEDREYVNNAFKEAFYGKSFEIDFRVISADREEHILYAQGQVIFDEKNAPIRVRGIIQDITERKKTEEALIKLEKVRIKEIHHRIKNNLQVISSLLDLQAEKFEDKTVKQAFSESQNRVLSMSLIHEELYKGGQGEKLNFSAYLKKLADNLLMTYKLSSINIRLNMDLEENAFLDMDTAVPLGIIVNELISNSLKHAFTEKKEGDIGIQLRRYEETVNGIHRSDFCLTVSDNGKGIPEGLKLESVESLGMQLVNTLVNQLDGELKLKRNKGTEFTVRFKVIEKNT; encoded by the coding sequence ATGGCTACCAAATATACTGATGGCTGTGAGCCTATAAAATATCAAGCATTATTAGATGAGAATAAGCTACTGGTGGACGAAAATCGTGCCTTAAAAGACAAGATACAGAGCCTAAGAGCATGTTTGAAGCAGGATAAAGGACCTAAGTACGATATTGATGAACTAGATCCGGAGAAAAAACAGGCACATCTTCTTGTAAAAGCCGATCTGGAAGCACTGACTCAAATACATGAACTGAGTACAAAACTTCTGGGATCGGAAGGGATTCAACCACTATTAAAAGAAATAATGGACGCAGCAATCTCTATCGTAGACGCAAAAATGGGTACTTTGCAACTTCTTGAGGATGATTCGCTACATATTGTTGCTCATTATGGTCACAAACAGCCTTTTCTGGATTATTTTGCATCTGCTGAGAACGTGGCTTCGGTTTGTGGAAAGGTGATGCAACAAGGAGAACGTATTGTTATTGAGGATGTTGAAACAAGTTCTGTGTTTGTCGGGACACCTTCCCTGACTGTGATGCGCGAAGCCGGAGTACGAGCGATTCAGTCCACACCAATATTAAGCCGAACGGGTGAGCTTCTTGGTATCCTTACGACCCAATGGAACTTTCCTTATTCTCCAAATAAGCATGATCTCTGGAGGCTTGACCTGCTAGCACGGCAGGCAGCTGACATGATAGAGCAGGCCAGGTCAGAGAAAGCATTGAACGATAGCAAAAAACGTCTACAGGCCGACCTTAATGCTATGACTAGACTTCATAAGATCGGCACGCTGTTCGTTCATGAAGGCTCTCTTGAACCAGTTCTTGGCGAGATCGTCGATGCAGCAATTGCAATTTCTAGTGCTGACTTTGGCAATATCCAATTACTGAACCCAGAATCGTCTGAACTTAAGATTGTAGCTTATCGTGGATTTCCCAAATGGTGGCTGGACTTCTGGAACAGTGTATCGATGGGAAAAGGAACTTGTGGTACTGCACTTGGACGTAAAGAGAGGGCAATTGTCGAGGATGTTGAACAAAGTCCAATTTTCGTAGGTACCCCTGCTCTGGAAATCCAGCTTAAAGCCGGAATAAGAGCGGTACAATCTACACCAATTGTAAGCCGGTCAGGAAGGTTACTCGGCATGTTCTCAACACATTACAAAAAACCACATAAACTACAAGGTCATGAACTTCAGTTAATTGACCTGCTAGCTCAGCAGGCGGCAGATATTATAGAGCGAGCGCAAATCGAAGAAATGTTACATAAGTCCGAAGAGCGCTTCCGTGTCGCTTTGCAGGGATCTTCTATTGTTATTTCCAGTCAAGACCGTGATCTGAGATATACGTGGGCTTATAACCCTTCGCCTGGTTTCAAACTTGAAGACCTTCTAGGTAAGAGTGACTATGATATATATCAGTTGGATGACGCTGAGACTCTTGCCTCTATCAAAAAGCAGGTTTTGACTAGTGGTGTCAGCAGATGTGATGAAGTGGTTATCCATAGGCCTTCTTCTAGTGGTGGAGATTTTTTCAATGAGATGACCACTGAGCCATTGCTTGATGCCACAGGAGCCATTGTCGGAATTATCTGTATTGCAGTTGACATTACCGAGCGCAAAAGAGCTGAAGAGGCATTAAAAAAAGCAAATGATACATTAGAAGAAAAAATTAAAGAGCGTACAATTGAACTTGAAGAGGCTTATAACTCATTACTTGAAAATAAAATGAGACTAAGTGAAGCTCAAAAAATAGCTCATCTCGGAAATTGGGACTGGAACCTGGTAACTGATGAATTATACTGGTCAGATGAAATACGCAATATTTTCGGACTTCGCTCTCAGGAGTTCGATGAGACTTATGACGCATTTTTGAATCTTGTTCTTCCAGAAGATAGAGAATATGTGAATAATGCTTTTAAAGAAGCTTTTTACGGGAAATCTTTTGAAATCGACTTTAGAGTTATCTCAGCTGATAGAGAAGAACATATACTTTATGCACAGGGACAAGTGATTTTTGATGAAAAAAACGCTCCTATTAGAGTTAGAGGAATAATTCAAGATATAACTGAACGTAAAAAAACAGAAGAAGCCCTGATAAAACTCGAAAAAGTCCGTATAAAAGAGATTCACCACAGAATCAAAAATAACCTGCAGGTAATCTCTTCTCTTTTGGACCTCCAGGCTGAAAAGTTTGAGGACAAGACAGTCAAACAAGCTTTCAGTGAAAGTCAGAACCGTGTACTCTCAATGTCTCTAATCCACGAAGAACTCTACAAAGGAGGACAGGGAGAAAAACTTAACTTCTCAGCGTATCTTAAGAAATTAGCTGATAACCTGTTGATGACTTATAAACTTAGCAGCATAAATATCCGTTTGAATATGGATCTGGAAGAGAACGCATTTCTTGATATGGATACCGCTGTTCCTTTAGGCATAATTGTTAATGAACTAATTTCCAATTCTCTCAAACATGCATTCACTGAAAAGAAAGAAGGAGATATTGGAATTCAACTTCGTAGGTATGAAGAGACTGTCAACGGAATTCACAGGTCAGATTTCTGTCTGACAGTCTCAGATAATGGAAAAGGAATTCCCGAAGGTCTGAAATTAGAAAGTGTCGAGTCACTTGGCATGCAGTTAGTAAACACTCTAGTAAATCAGTTAGATGGAGAACTTAAATTGAAAAGGAACAAAGGTACTGAGTTTACTGTAAGGTTTAAAGTAATTGAAAAAAACACTTAA
- a CDS encoding GAF domain-containing protein, which produces MSSRYTTSQESTTYQTLLDENKLLVGENNTLKEEIQSLRACLGQTEGVERITDKIDPEQAETTSSEREKQLMFDLDAMTRMYKLSMLFVREGNLEPVLSEIVDAAIAISGADFGNIQLLDPETSELKIVAYRGFPKWWLDFWNSVSVGKGTCGTALGRKERVIVEDVEQSPIFAGTPALEIQLKAGIRAVQSTPIVSRSGKPLGMFSTQYKKPHKPDENTLQMLDLLARSAADIIERAHL; this is translated from the coding sequence ATGAGTTCTAGATATACTACAAGTCAAGAATCCACAACGTATCAGACACTATTGGATGAGAATAAGTTACTGGTAGGTGAAAATAATACATTAAAGGAGGAGATACAGAGTTTAAGAGCATGTCTGGGGCAGACTGAAGGAGTTGAACGGATTACAGACAAAATTGATCCGGAACAGGCAGAGACAACTTCTAGTGAGCGCGAGAAACAGTTAATGTTCGATCTCGATGCAATGACCAGAATGTATAAACTCAGCATGTTGTTCGTTCGTGAGGGCAATCTTGAGCCAGTTCTTAGCGAGATAGTCGATGCAGCAATTGCAATTTCTGGTGCTGACTTTGGCAATATCCAATTACTGGACCCTGAAACATCTGAACTTAAAATTGTAGCTTATCGTGGATTTCCCAAATGGTGGCTGGACTTCTGGAACAGTGTATCTGTAGGAAAAGGAACTTGTGGTACTGCACTTGGACGTAAGGAGAGAGTAATTGTCGAGGATGTTGAACAAAGCCCGATTTTTGCAGGTACACCTGCTCTGGAAATCCAGCTTAAAGCCGGAATAAGAGCGGTACAATCTACACCAATTGTGAGCAGGTCAGGAAAACCGCTCGGCATGTTCTCAACACAATATAAAAAGCCACATAAGCCGGACGAAAACACGCTTCAAATGTTGGATCTTCTAGCTCGCAGTGCAGCAGATATTATCGAAAGGGCACATCTTTAA
- a CDS encoding phenylalanine--tRNA ligase subunit alpha yields the protein MSIQDNLTINEKKVLLALEEIGSAAPERLEEKSGLQVDAAMQAAFMLEEKGLVSVSEKVLERYSLTKEGEEYTKNGLPERQIIDFLKNPTSLEELRSHFSPQMVGIATGWLVKKGWAKVENGVMVPSGKVNAGKDEETLAAFTDKAKTLEEIGADQGTIKDLLKRKLIIKHEEKSRTVSITDAGNTLATQGLVLEEEIAQLTPDLLKSGAWKEKKFRPYRLDITPKPLYGAKIHPYRRLIEQMRQIFLEMGFSEIKGGIIQSSFWNFDALFQPQDHPARDMQDTFHLGSTCQLPAEYFEEVAAMHEHGGEIDSCGWGGTWDKELARRNVLRTHTTSVTVKYLADHPKSPVKAFCIDRAYRRETIDPTHTPEFEQLEGVVMDKDMSFADLLGLLAEFYHRMGFEEVRFRPGYFPYTEPSVEPEVYVDGLGWVELGGAGVFRKEVTEPLGIKDPVLAWGLGVSRLAMLKLGLKDLRLLYQSDIDWLRKSEVCRT from the coding sequence ATGAGTATTCAGGACAATCTCACAATCAACGAGAAAAAAGTCTTGCTTGCCCTTGAGGAAATAGGATCTGCTGCTCCCGAAAGGCTGGAGGAGAAATCAGGATTGCAAGTAGATGCGGCAATGCAGGCAGCTTTCATGCTTGAGGAGAAAGGGCTGGTTTCGGTTTCTGAAAAGGTGCTTGAACGTTATTCCCTTACAAAGGAAGGAGAAGAGTACACAAAAAACGGGCTTCCGGAGCGCCAGATTATTGACTTTCTGAAAAACCCTACCTCGCTTGAAGAACTGAGAAGCCATTTCTCTCCGCAAATGGTAGGGATTGCAACCGGCTGGCTCGTAAAAAAAGGATGGGCGAAAGTTGAAAACGGGGTAATGGTACCGTCGGGAAAAGTGAATGCAGGAAAAGATGAGGAAACCCTTGCGGCTTTCACAGACAAAGCAAAAACTCTTGAAGAGATCGGGGCCGACCAGGGAACAATAAAGGATCTTCTCAAACGTAAACTTATCATAAAACACGAAGAAAAGTCCAGGACTGTTTCCATAACTGATGCAGGAAATACACTTGCCACTCAGGGACTTGTCCTTGAAGAAGAAATTGCTCAGCTCACGCCCGACTTATTGAAGAGCGGAGCCTGGAAGGAGAAGAAGTTCAGGCCTTACCGCCTTGATATTACCCCCAAACCCCTTTATGGAGCCAAGATTCATCCTTACAGACGTCTTATAGAGCAGATGCGCCAGATCTTCCTGGAAATGGGATTTTCCGAGATTAAAGGCGGGATCATCCAGAGTTCTTTCTGGAATTTCGATGCTCTTTTCCAGCCTCAGGACCACCCCGCAAGGGATATGCAGGACACTTTCCACCTGGGCAGTACCTGTCAGCTTCCGGCTGAATACTTTGAGGAGGTTGCTGCAATGCATGAACACGGAGGAGAAATCGATTCCTGCGGCTGGGGAGGAACCTGGGATAAGGAACTTGCAAGGCGCAACGTGCTGAGAACCCATACAACATCCGTCACTGTCAAATATCTGGCTGACCACCCCAAATCACCTGTAAAAGCTTTCTGCATTGATAGGGCTTACCGCAGGGAAACCATTGACCCTACCCATACTCCGGAGTTCGAGCAGCTTGAAGGGGTTGTAATGGACAAAGATATGTCTTTTGCAGACCTGCTCGGCTTACTGGCAGAATTCTACCACAGGATGGGATTCGAAGAAGTCCGTTTCCGTCCCGGATATTTCCCATACACCGAACCAAGTGTGGAACCTGAAGTCTATGTGGACGGCCTGGGTTGGGTTGAACTTGGAGGTGCAGGCGTTTTCAGAAAAGAAGTTACTGAGCCTTTAGGGATTAAAGACCCTGTTCTCGCCTGGGGGCTCGGAGTCAGCCGGCTTGCTATGCTGAAGCTAGGGCTTAAAGACCTCAGGCTTCTATATCAGTCTGACATTGACTGGCTTAGAAAGAGTGAAGTTTGCCGGACCTGA
- a CDS encoding AIM24 family protein, protein MIEQSFYDNINILECVEREGIKIEILQYKNLRGLRDSRLAENLYNIEKVGMSLKQVKITLQNSSITTEPGALYFHKGNICAECQIGGVGGLAKKLIKNSLTEEAAFNPTYSGTGEIFLEPSFGHFILMELNNDPIIVDKGIFYCCESGVSVEVSSQKNLSSGLFGGEGWFQTKLSGKGLCALAIPVPLSEVLKYELNNERLQVDGNFVFLRSSSIKFTVERSAKKLVGNLASGEGTLHTYEGTGKIWMAPTQSVYKTLGQNYPPSGENIGE, encoded by the coding sequence ATGATCGAACAAAGTTTTTATGATAACATCAATATTCTTGAATGCGTTGAGAGAGAAGGGATAAAAATTGAGATCCTTCAGTACAAAAATCTGCGAGGGCTTAGAGACTCTCGTCTTGCAGAAAATCTGTATAATATTGAAAAAGTAGGAATGAGCCTGAAGCAGGTAAAAATTACTCTTCAAAACAGCTCGATAACTACCGAACCGGGAGCTCTTTACTTTCACAAAGGGAATATTTGTGCAGAATGCCAGATAGGAGGGGTTGGAGGCCTTGCAAAAAAACTGATAAAGAATTCACTGACCGAGGAAGCTGCCTTCAATCCTACTTATTCAGGTACTGGAGAGATTTTTCTTGAACCAAGTTTCGGTCATTTCATATTGATGGAACTGAACAATGATCCTATTATTGTAGATAAGGGAATTTTCTATTGCTGTGAAAGCGGAGTCAGTGTAGAAGTTTCATCCCAGAAAAATCTATCTTCAGGGCTATTTGGAGGAGAAGGTTGGTTTCAGACCAAACTCAGTGGAAAGGGCCTATGTGCTCTTGCAATCCCGGTACCTCTAAGTGAGGTTCTGAAATATGAACTTAATAATGAAAGACTGCAAGTCGATGGAAACTTTGTATTCTTAAGATCATCCTCTATCAAGTTTACAGTAGAAAGATCTGCAAAGAAATTGGTTGGAAATCTAGCCAGTGGAGAGGGAACTCTTCATACCTATGAAGGCACTGGAAAAATCTGGATGGCTCCTACACAGTCGGTATATAAAACACTTGGACAGAACTATCCACCTAGTGGAGAAAACATTGGCGAGTAA
- a CDS encoding PLDc N-terminal domain-containing protein: MDCAKNETDIGNTRLIWIAIIVLTFIVGAFLYYLIRRPKRLLELGE; this comes from the coding sequence ATTGACTGTGCAAAGAATGAGACAGATATAGGAAACACACGCCTGATCTGGATCGCAATTATTGTCTTAACCTTTATCGTGGGAGCTTTTCTATACTATCTCATCCGACGCCCTAAGAGACTTTTAGAGCTGGGGGAATAA
- a CDS encoding heavy metal translocating P-type ATPase: MKHEGMKHEGHEGHEATGGKEHGNHHTHMLEDFRKRFIVSFVLTFPVLLLSPMIQDFFNFEFRVPGADYIIFLLSSVVYFYGGYPFLRGIKEELSEKSPGMMTLIAIAISVAYFYSSAVVFGLHGEVFFWELVTLIDIMLLGHWLEMRSVMGASRALEELVKIMPSVAHMKKNGEVVDIAVDQLKVGDKVLIKPGEKVPVDGTVVEGTSSVNESMLTGESKPVTKKPGNDVIGGSINGEAAFVVSVEKTGKDTYLNQVVELVRAAQESKSKTQDLANRAAMYLTIIALSVGTLTLIVWILIGQQLVFALERAVTVMVITCPHALGLAIPLVVAVSTSIAAKTGLLIRDRQAFERARNLQAIIFDKTGTLTEGRFGVTDVVSLSGEKIGSGDGDNGMSSDRILSLAASLEASSEHPIAAGILESAREKGLQTQSVEEFSSIPGKGVHGLVGGKKFLVVSPGYLEENGISLKNEKIEEIETQGKTVVFLLQEDRVLGAVALADIIRKESREAISKLKSMGIKCLMLTGDNRYVAAWVSQELELDDYFAEVLPHEKAEKVKEVQAEYITGMVGDGVNDAPALAQADVGIAIGAGTDVAIETADIVLVKNDPRDVVYIIKLSRKTYSKMYQNLLWATGYNVFAIPLAAGVLYGYGILLSPAIGAVFMSLSTVIVAINAKTLKMG, translated from the coding sequence ATGAAACACGAAGGGATGAAACACGAAGGTCACGAAGGTCACGAAGCAACAGGTGGGAAAGAGCACGGCAACCATCATACTCACATGCTTGAAGATTTTAGAAAAAGATTTATTGTTTCTTTTGTGTTAACTTTTCCCGTTTTGCTGCTTTCGCCAATGATCCAGGATTTTTTCAATTTTGAGTTTCGTGTTCCAGGTGCAGACTATATAATTTTTTTGCTTTCTTCTGTTGTATATTTCTATGGTGGGTACCCTTTTCTAAGGGGGATTAAAGAGGAACTTTCCGAAAAATCCCCTGGAATGATGACTCTTATAGCCATTGCAATAAGCGTGGCATATTTTTACAGTTCGGCTGTGGTTTTCGGGCTTCATGGTGAGGTTTTTTTCTGGGAGCTCGTGACCCTTATCGATATAATGCTGCTTGGGCACTGGCTTGAGATGCGTTCGGTTATGGGAGCTTCAAGAGCCCTCGAAGAGCTGGTAAAAATTATGCCTTCGGTTGCCCATATGAAGAAAAATGGTGAAGTTGTCGATATCGCAGTTGACCAGCTAAAGGTCGGGGATAAGGTTTTGATTAAGCCCGGAGAAAAAGTGCCTGTAGACGGAACTGTTGTAGAGGGGACAAGCAGCGTCAACGAATCCATGCTTACCGGAGAGTCGAAGCCTGTTACGAAAAAGCCTGGAAATGACGTTATTGGTGGCTCGATTAACGGAGAAGCGGCTTTCGTTGTTAGTGTAGAAAAAACCGGAAAGGATACCTATCTCAACCAGGTTGTCGAACTTGTCAGAGCTGCTCAGGAAAGCAAATCAAAAACCCAGGACCTGGCAAATCGGGCTGCCATGTATCTCACAATCATAGCCCTTTCCGTGGGAACTCTCACTCTTATTGTCTGGATTCTTATCGGCCAGCAGCTTGTCTTTGCACTTGAAAGGGCAGTGACTGTAATGGTTATTACCTGTCCGCATGCCCTTGGGCTTGCAATACCTCTTGTGGTCGCAGTTTCAACGTCTATTGCCGCAAAAACCGGGCTTCTTATCCGGGACAGACAGGCATTTGAAAGAGCACGCAATCTTCAAGCTATTATTTTTGACAAAACCGGTACATTGACCGAAGGTCGGTTTGGAGTTACGGATGTAGTTTCTCTTTCAGGAGAAAAAATTGGGTCTGGGGACGGAGATAACGGAATGAGTAGTGATAGAATCTTAAGCCTTGCAGCCTCTCTGGAAGCCAGTTCTGAGCACCCTATTGCTGCAGGTATTCTGGAAAGTGCCCGGGAAAAAGGGTTACAGACTCAGTCCGTGGAAGAATTCAGTTCAATTCCGGGAAAAGGAGTACATGGCCTGGTTGGAGGAAAAAAATTTCTTGTTGTAAGCCCTGGCTACCTTGAAGAAAACGGAATTTCTCTCAAAAACGAAAAGATTGAAGAAATCGAAACACAGGGAAAAACTGTAGTTTTCCTGCTTCAGGAGGACCGTGTACTTGGAGCTGTTGCACTTGCCGACATTATCAGGAAAGAGTCCAGGGAAGCTATCTCAAAACTTAAAAGCATGGGAATTAAATGCCTTATGCTTACAGGAGATAATCGTTACGTAGCAGCCTGGGTATCCCAGGAATTAGAACTCGATGATTATTTCGCTGAAGTCCTTCCTCACGAAAAAGCAGAGAAAGTCAAGGAAGTCCAGGCGGAATATATCACAGGTATGGTTGGAGATGGGGTTAATGATGCACCTGCCCTGGCTCAGGCTGACGTCGGGATAGCCATCGGTGCAGGTACTGACGTTGCAATTGAGACCGCTGATATTGTCCTGGTAAAAAATGATCCTAGGGATGTAGTTTATATAATTAAGCTTTCCAGAAAAACTTACTCCAAGATGTATCAGAACCTCCTCTGGGCAACAGGATACAACGTTTTTGCCATTCCTCTTGCAGCCGGGGTACTCTATGGATACGGAATCTTATTGAGTCCTGCTATTGGCGCAGTTTTCATGAGCTTGAGCACCGTGATTGTAGCAATAAACGCTAAAACTTTAAAGATGGGGTGA